A stretch of Rhinoderma darwinii isolate aRhiDar2 chromosome 4, aRhiDar2.hap1, whole genome shotgun sequence DNA encodes these proteins:
- the LOC142760439 gene encoding G-protein coupled receptor 55-like yields MSNFTGVAESVQLFQLVIYIPTFIFGLIFNMIALWMLLFRIRKWMETTTYMATLISFDSLLLITLPFKIKAYNVGDEWKLGSGVCTFLESLYFVNMYGSIFISVCICMDRYIAIQYPFYSKLLRSPKKATVTCVLVCIFVWGSSAGFLIQLRDNDESHCFHRFSDATWMNIPLVIMLEFIFLLSAVLITFCTAHILFTLKNKMRNDLYSASGGPGKSSKILLGNLLTFMFSFGPFHLSLLLYFFVKNGIISQVYTKQLRIFIQVSLCIANINCFLDGVSYYCVLKEFVKTNS; encoded by the coding sequence ATGTCCAACTTTACTGGGGTTGCGGAGTCAGTTCAATTATTCCAGTTAGTCATTTACATCCCAACATTCATCTTTGGTCTTATCTTTAACATGATAGCCCTCTGGATGCTCCTCTTCAGGATTCGGAAGTGGATGGAAACAACAACGTATATGGCAACTCTAATCAGCTTTGATTCCTTGCTGCTTATTACCCTTCCATTTAAAATTAAAGCATATAATGTTGGGGACGAGTGGAAACTTGGATCTGGTGTCTGCACATTCCTGGAGAGCCTTTACTTTGTCAACATGTATGGTAGCATCTTCATATCAGTGTGTATCTGTATGGACCGTTACATTGCCATACAATACCCCTTCTATTCTAAGCTATTAAGGTCTCCTAAAAAGGCAACTGTAACGTGCGTCTTGGTCTGCATTTTTGTGTGGGGATCGTCTGCTGGTTTTCTTATTCAACTTCGTGACAATGATGAATCACATTGTTTCCATCGGTTTTCAGATGCTACTTGGATGAACATTCCATTGGTCATTATGCTTGAATTTATATTTCTTCTTAGTGCTGTCCTCATAACATTTTGTACAGCGCACATACTTTTTACACTTAAAAACAAAATGCGAAATGACCTTTATAGTGCTTCCGGTGGTCCTGGAAAGTCAAGCAAGATCCTTCTGGGCAACTTACTAACTTTCATGTTCTCATTTGGACCTTTTCATTTGTCCTTGCTGTTGtacttttttgtaaaaaatggCATCATATCCCAAGTTTATACAAAGCAGTTGCGTATATTTATCCaggtcagcctttgcattgctaaCATTAACTGTTTTTTGGACGGTGTAAGTTATTACTGTGTTCTCAAAGAGTTTGTAAAGACAAATAGTTGA